A stretch of Brassica napus cultivar Da-Ae chromosome C6, Da-Ae, whole genome shotgun sequence DNA encodes these proteins:
- the LOC106351966 gene encoding PHD finger protein ALFIN-LIKE 9-like, whose translation MKARCIIYTYQNTFTFSFATTMVMFRMFCCFISCTKIRPSAPPPQVVETGKKVPASPPPPKVAKTEKKKPRPSPRPPVKASGRRKRFGKDAGGVAGCGGGCGGGC comes from the coding sequence ATGAAGGCTCGATGCATCATTTACACGTATCAGAATACTTTCACATTCAGTTTCGCTACAACGATGGTGATGTTTCGCATGTTCTGCTGTTTCATCAGCTGCACAAAAATAAGACCGTCGGCGCCTCCACCGCAAGTGGTTGAAACGGGCAAGAAAGTTCCAGCGTCTCCTCCTCCACCCAAAGTGGCCAAAACGGAGAAGAAAAAGCCACGGCCGTCTCCGAGGCCGCCAGTAAAGGCTTCAGGCCGTCGTAAACGCTTTGGTAAAGACGCTGGCGGTGTCGCAGGTTGCGGTGGTGGATGTGGCGGCGGCTGCTAG